In Gadus morhua chromosome 5, gadMor3.0, whole genome shotgun sequence, the genomic stretch ACAGTAaattatgaaaacaaaacaaaaccctaGAAGAGGTTGCAGCCTCACTTCTTGAGCTCTCACATTGTCCGATGAGGTAATTCAAATTCCCCTTGAACGTGTTCAACATTCACCTTCTCCGTTCAGCCACATAATTAAGTACCACTACCCTAAATTGCCTAGCAACAGTctctgggggggaagggggttgAAAATGGTCCAGTTCTTCCCAATCCTCCCACCCactcttttcctcctccttctcaactTGGCAGAATCGTGGATCGTGTTGTCTGGCAAAAAATATCGTAGTTTAAAGAGGAAAAGAATAGTCAAAACTTTCCGAGGTGGGAAAAGGATTTGGTGTGTCCGAACAACTGAATGTACACAAATCTTCCAACACTTCCATTCCAGGAGGATCCAAAAACTGAATAAATAGAATAAACGCCAAACGTTCTAACAGCACCTCCAAATCCCCAATCCTCCCCCGTGGCACGGCAGTCACATGTGGTGCGCTGCATCAACTGTGTCACTGTCGAAACTACCACCGCACATCTTACACCGTTGGGGCTCGGTGCTGAACCCACACTCGTGTGACTGTCGTTGTCGTGTGAGGgggcaagagagcaagagacggACAGGgaaaagaaagagtgagagaaagtgcATGTGCATTCCTCTAGAAGATAGTGTCGCTGAAATGGTAAAAAAGTCTTAGGGACAGAGCCCGAAAATAATCCATCAAATCCCGCCCCCTTGTCGGCCGTCAGCCCCGCCCATCAGCCTCACCAATCAGCCCCGCCCATCAGCTCTGCTCATCGGCCACGTCCACCAACCAAGCCCATCTGTGGCCCCGCCCATCGGTGGCCCCGCCCATCGGTGCCCCCCACCCAACGCTAAAAGGTGAAGGCGTAGACGACCCCGACCACCACGATGTTGCCGATGGTGGCGATGATGGCGATCCAGAGCCAGATGGCGTCACTCGACATGGACTGGTTCTCGTCCGGGTGGCCGTGCACGGAGGCGGCGGCCGAGGCGGCGGCGTGCACGCTGGCTGAGGAGTTGAAGAGCGAGTGCTCGCCACTGTAGTCGTCGTTGGGCGAGGAGTCCATGAAGGCCCCTGTCATGACGGGGATCTGGGCAGGAGAGAGGATGTGAGAGGAGGttagaggaggtgagaggaggtgagaggagaggagaggagagaggagagaggagatgagagataagaggagacaagaggagaaagaggagaggagaaagaggagaagagagataagaggagaagagcaggagagatgaggtgagaggaggtgagagataagaggggaaagaggagaggagagataacAGTACTAAGAGGAGAAAAATAGGGATTTTAATAAAAGGAAGGACTTTGAGCCAGACCCCTGTCTAGGAAGATGAAGATGCTGGGGatgtggtggggagggggggggtaacaaagggaatagaatagaatagatcAATATATGTTCCTCCACTGTaccattgagagagagaggagagagagagagagagagagagagaggagagagagagagagagagagagagagagagagagagagagagagagagagagagagagagagagagagagagagagagagagggatggaagacagacagacagacagagacagacagacagacagacagacagacagacagacagacagacagacagacagacagacagacagacagacagacagagaaagagagagagagagagatggagcgagagagacggagcgagagcgATGGTGAATGTGTTTGAGAGATAAGGAGGAGAAGGCAGCGGTGATATGGGGCCAGATAACAGGATAACAAAATCCAGCGATAACAGCATTGGTGTGTCATGCGGCTTGTTATGGAGCTTATCAGGTGAATAATACATCCAGGCCACGGCcaatgtctgtgactgtgtatgCCAGCTCACTAAAGAAACGATGTTAATGTATACTAATAAACATTAACCATTTCAGAATAAAGACCCAGTACAGACACTCACTACTAGTGAGCGTattattgtagtagtagtattaaagCCATGGGTGGCCTGAGACTCACAttgcagtacagtacagtggttGGTCCCTGTGTGTCTTGCATGAGCTAGTTAAAGCTGAATATTAAAATAGATGAAGTGAACTGTAGCACTGCATCTTAAGAATGTGGTTACAAGGTTTTTGCCACTTGCCTCATCTCTTttttaaccctctctctctctctctctccttccctactGTCCCCTTTTCTATCTCCTGATACTCTAGTCTGgaggtctttctctctctcccctctcacttCTTCTCTCTAGCACTTTTGTACttgagtgtgagtgtttctgtAAAGGCACTACGACTTAATTAAAACCATGTGAAATTGTCCTGATCTCATGTTGAAGTGAAAAAGATTTTTATTGGTTTGAACAATTAAAGTCTAGCGGAGGCTGGGAACCAGAACATAATCAACAGAAGTGTGttcccccgtgtgtgtgtgtgtgtgtgtgtgtgtgtgtgtgtgtgtgtgtgtgtgtgtgtgtgtgtgtgtgtgtgtgtgtgtgtgtgtgtgtgtgtgtgtgtgtgtgtgtgtgtgtgtttttgtgtgtgtgtgtgtgggtgtgggtgtgtggcacTCAGgttgtgtgtgaacatgtctATTGCAAAGTTTATGACGTTGAGTCAGCTtacgattcaaatatttaaaaacaGACTCCATGAAGGatggtaaaaaaacaaaaaataaaaacgcaaaGCTAAAAATATCTCAGATAGATGTCAGCCTCCCTCACACGGAAAttcgctttctctccctctcgctccgtctctcttcctctacctctcttgTTCATGCACAGTGGCTAATTTGGAAGGACAAGAAGCCCCATGCATACACTTGTCTTCCCTCGCACAGGAGGATGATGTGGGAACAGAGCAGGGTGGTTGCACTGTCTACCGATTGGTTCCTAGTATTGACTTCTGATTATGACAGATCACCGGCATCTATTGACTACATGTGAACATCATCTAAGCAGAACAAGCATGCCTAATGTCCAGAATTACCTGGGcttcacacacagactctctctctctctctctctctctctctcatctctctctctctctctctctctgtctctgttcctctctctctctctctctctctctctctctctctctctctctctctctctctctctctctccctccccctccctccacccctctctctctctctctctctctctctctcctctctctctctctctctctctctctctctctctctcatctctctctctctctctctctctctctcatctctctctctctctctctctctctctctcaaacctaGCTCTTATATACCAAGACACACTAGTAAGCCTTGCTATCTttaaatatgtaatatatatatgttatatataaatataaataaactaaaatgaATGATGCAAAAATGTAAATCTCAATGCTGGTTGTAGGAGGCTAAATACAAAAGAAGGACATGTATGTGCCAACATGctaagcaaataaataaataaatacataaaaataagaTGCCATAAAAAGAGATGAACAGAAACATGCATGTGACAAATCCATTTCAAAATTGCATGTCCTCTTATTCCATGACCTGGAAGTTGATGGTAGTGAACAGTGTACAGTCCATATATGTCGGTATGAGTTATCAACAAAGGCTTTAAGAGCTCTATcaggtcaccccccccccccccccccccacactcaatCCATGCACCTTTCCATGCCAACAAGTCCCTcagaggcagcaggcagcacagCCGGTGAACGAAGGCAAGAGGAACGGAACCCCTGAGAGAAGGGAGTTCCAAGACGTCTGAGCACTTAGAGAGAATGGGAGTAAGCCAGAAAATGGCATCTAGCGCGCATTAGCCCGGGGGGGGCCACGGCTAGCTGATAAGGATGCGTGGGCGAGTGGTTTGGCTAATGTATTTATGCTAACGGCTGATGATAgcataaataaaaaagattattCACTGCGTGAAACAAGTTCAACCGCGTCACTAAATATGTCAAAGGCGAGGATGGGTTGTGATACtgcaaacacaaaaagacaGGCTTGTTTGCAAATTTCTTACGGATGCAGCTAATGGATTTGAGTAGGAGCTGATATCTAGTTAACGTGGAGAGTGgagaaaaacaataataatttgtGTGTCCAGGAAAACATAGGCTGTAATTTCCTCTGCCAGTAAACAACTTTGAAAAAATGCCTGCTGATGCAATGAGCCAAACGCATAAACATCATCATCCTGATCCTGTGAAACCATAAACAAATGTTGCAGCATGAAAACATGCCCAAATATGGCCTTGCAAAGAGATTTTTCTCCTCATGCTTCAACAGTCCACGTCCGGATATCCATTTTAACTTAAAAAAGGCAATTTAACAACTATGCATTCTCGTTTCTAATTTTTAAAACCGTCCATGCTTGTCACTGTTTGCTAATGAACTACAGCTTTTAATGTTAATTTAGCATGGGTTGAGGAAGCTGATAGAATTATCTTTGCTGTGTTGATGATTGCATCTTGGAACTTTCCTTTGTCCTCACATCAACCAATTACAAatgtaaagtatatatataagagatatatatatatatttagatctTACTCTAACTTGTATATTTTAGTGTGACACCAGACCATACCATAATCATCCATTGTCCCCATGTTCAACCTGGTGGCTGGTACTAGTCAGGCTAGACAGTTGTCAAAGCACAGGAGCACACTCGATATTAAGCTAAAACTTTCAGTTATAAGTTCAAATGAGGGACAAAACTTGGTTATGTTCTTCGAGAAGAGGAGTTGAAATCCCTTCCTATCCTAATGCGTTCACAATTcaggaaattaaataaaaacggGGATTACAGCAGAAGAGATGAGTCAtatactactacttctacccCTGCCTTTTTGTAATTGCTCATAGATCCCTCTGTGCTTCAGTCACACAATATAGGTCACTTTTTGAGAGAACAATGGATTTAGAACATGGCATGTGTGCTTTATCGACCTGGCCTGGATGTAAATCTGCGGTAAAACGTCTGCGACTGCTACACAGGTTGGTTAATCCGGAAAAAAAAGCAGGTGAGAGCATGTGGCGTTGTGCACGGCCCCTGGATTTACAGGTCTGCTCTCATTGTTTTAACCCTTTGCCCCGATTGAAATTTGTCCCAGGTGATGTTTCAGCAgcagcaatttttttttaaagtaggaAATTGTGTAACACAACAAGTTTCTATAGCATAACCCCCAAGTCATTTAATTAAaggtttcctttttcaaaacAAATACTAGTTtttgtatgtaggcctactattattCTCAAGCATGTGTTCATAGAATATATGCTGTTCTTTAAATCAGGGCTTGATGTGCCAGTCATGTATACTGTCATGTTTGACAGCCCCACTGATAGACGCACTGTTGTACAAAAAGCAGTTGTGTAACGAGTGGGACAAACTTCCAGATCAGAACTGGTAAAATATTTAAGTACCAGATTTGAACAGAGCTCCCAGACCTGATGGTCCTGCTTTTTCTGTTCATTCTGAACCTCATCTCAACTTCTGGCCTGTTTCAATGATGGACTGCAATGTGTGATGATACTGATTGTACTGTTTGGCAGTTTTAAGCAGACAATTAATCTGAAACCACTTTCAGTGATTTTCAGATCAATAGGagttagggcatcttgctcaaggatgcccacAGGTTTCAGCTGCGTACATTGGGGATCACACCGAGTacctttcggctgggagtcTTGCCATTGTTCTTTCCTGCCCGATCGTTAAAGTTTTTTTGTCAAACAAGCCCTCCTGTCACGGGACTTGGTCACAGTCCGTGGGTGATTCCCGCCTCTCCTTCCATTAATAGCTCTGGGCTTGATGATAATCGCAAACATGGCGATAAATCATTAGTCTTAAGTTGTGTCTCATCGTGTGGTCCTCACAGCAGCTGCACCATTGGCAGAGAAATGTCACAGATGAACCAGAAACCCGTCACGCATGCCAAAAGCGCGCCATTAGTTTGGCATGATTTCTCTTACTCTAGTGTTAATGGCTGAGTGAGTCATATGTTGGGTTTGAATGTGATGTGTAACTTATGACCAGCGTTAGCTGGAGGAGTACGACTCGGGCGCCTTGTTCCATCACTCCCCCTGTCTGGAACAACggacaaagaaaataaacaactgCCTCACCAGTAATGAGACTATAATAGTTCCAACCAGCAGCAGATGCAGCAGCCATGGCCAGACCACAGGGCAGACAGGGAACAGTGAGCtggataaggaggaggaggaggaggaggaggaggaggagttggcagatgagggggagatggaggaccTGAAGGAGATGGTGGGAGATGAAGTAGCTGGAGGCTGTGGGAATGATGGCGGAACAGGAGGCAGATGAAGAGTTGatgaagaagatggaggaaccTGGTGGAGGGcgagttggtggaggaggaggaagatgaagagttGGTGATGAGGAGAAGAAGGATggcctggaggaggtgaagattTGGAGGAGGAGTTGGCAGAAGGGGAGACGGAGGTAGAGGATCAATGACCGAGGATTTCCTTTTGTATCCCTCTCGATTTTctcttttgtttctcttttttctctctcactccctatctctctttttccatctctcctcctcaccttttCCCTCCCACACTCACTTGCtgttctctcccactctctcctctgcttgttctctctctctctctctctctctccctctccctttctctgtctgtctctctcttcccgactctctctctctcactcactctctctctctctctctctctctctctctctctctctctctctctctctctctctctctctctctctctctctctctctctctctctctctctctctctctctctctctttctgtctctctgctctctctttctccctctcgctctctctccctccctctctctctctctctctctctccctttctctgtctgtctctctctctccccgtctctctctctctctctctccctctctctctctctctctctctctctctctctctctctctctctctctctctctctctctctctctctctctctctctctctctctctctctctctctctctttctgtctctctctctctctctctccctctctctctctctccctccctctctctctctccctccctttctctgtctgtctctctctctctctccccgtctctctctctctctctctctctctctctctctctctctctctctctctctctctctctctctctctctctctccctctctctctctcccactctctcctccactctttgtccctccctcactcactcccgtGCCCAGTCTCTCCGCCGcgtgttctccctccctcttctcctttgacatttttttctccattccttttaacacacacataaacaaacaacacacacacacacacacacacacacacacacacacacacacacacacacacacacacacacacacacacacacacacacaaaagtggcACGACACATACAGATTCAATTGCAGATtaaaatgttgttattttttcccTTACTCTGCTGATCATGGGGCTGATTACCAACACCAGTCCTCAAGATTAGACTTTCGTTACACTATTCATGGTCTATTTATTAGAATGGAAAGGTGTCTTTCCTCttttcacccctctcccccagaaatgtgtgttttcttgtaacAGTTAaggaagaaagggagaaagtCATTGCGACAACGCTTCAATAAGGTTTCTAGACACAATCCCCTAAATCGATCGTGATCATCTGGTAGCTTTCGTAAACAAGATAAAAAGTGCTTTTCAAACACAACTGACTGTCATTAATTATTGAGCATAGCGCATTTTTCTAAATTATGTATAAACTAGTTTAAACTTGAGAGTCATGTGTTTTTGAAGGTTTAGTCCACATCCAAGAATGCACAACATAACATATTAATCTATTAATCTATACTATTTCCTATATGGATTTCACTTATGTGTTTAACATGGCGCACACcataaacatttataaaaaaggtCCCTATTaataaattgtaaaagaaaacttGAAGGTTGATTAAGTAACACACTTTGTGGTGGGAATGCAGAGATCAAATTGCATTtctgacacaaaaaaaaaaaaaaacgtatgcaCCGGCCACGGATGTCCGTAACCCAGCAACAGTGTGGTTTACCGAGGGTGTGGAGTTGGGACCGGCTAGACCGGCTCTCCATCTGTGACATGCACTGTGAGACCGAACAAGTAGCTCCTCTGAACTGTGGTGCAACGCAGAGCAAAGGGATCAAGTTCATGAGGTTGGCTTTTCTACCTGTGCAAACATTTCTACCTTATCATTTCTTCATCAATATACTGCACAGCATATTTGCAGCAAATTTACAGCAAATTTTGTAAATACtatcaaatatttaaataacataGCACTATGGATAACAGGATTATAAATAACATCCAAGGACacgtttaattttttttttttttttaaacgactTTTTCAGTGTACACTTTTTAGCTGTACACTTTCCTTTAAATAATTGGTATATTTAAATACGTTTCCACAAAGGATAAACATAGTTTTTACATTGATTATGCTGGCCTTGCCCAACTGATACAACTTTCAGATCATTTtagatactctctctctctctctctctctctctctctctctctctctctctctctctctctctctctctctctctctctctctctctctctctctctctctctcattatttaAAAATCTTCATCCCAAGCGATACTGATTGCCTCATAATTGAATTTGCCTTGCTTGGCACCAATGCCTGTATAATTCAAACCTAACAGCACCTGAGTGCTTTACAATGAAGTGACTCATAAATGCCTAGGTAACTAGGCATttatgagtctctctctctctctctcctagaaCCTAGCTCTTATATAACTCCCCCTCTCACCTTTTCCCTTCTATTGGATCATGACAAACCTTTCAAATTGATATCCCCAATATCTCCCAGGACTGGAATGGGATCCAGCAGCAATACCTTTTAATGCCAAGGTCTCGCCAGCTAACCCTTGCTCTGTCACAAGACACTCCTTATGTTCCCTTAGAGGTCTtgtccacacaacacacacaacacacacacacacacacacacacacacacacacacacacacacacacacacacacacacacacacacacacacacacacacacacacacacacacacacataaacacacacacacacacacacaaacacacacacacacacccatacacacacacacacacacacacacacacacacacacacacacacacacacacacacactctcacactcacactcacactcacacacacacatacacacacacacacacacacccacacatatacacatacacacacatacacaaaccaatCCCTTTCTATCTTTTGACCCATAAACCACGTGCTTTAATATATCACCTTCCATGACTTTCATGTTttactacactttgttgctttCCAAACTCTCTTAAAATTATTTTCCCATACTTATTCATGTTGATTCAATATTTTGAACCCTTAAATACAACAGTATGGCACTATCGATGTGTTACAGTGACCTCAGCAATAACCACCATGTGACACATGAAAGCAGCCATGGTCAACAGCAGCAATGAAGTGCGTACAACTTTGAAGGCAAATGCAAATGTACCACCAACATCGATGATCCATGTTAATCTCCATATTAAATCACTATATAAAATCACTATACTGCGTAGACAAGACAGGCTGTGGCACAATTGCTACTGCAGTGGGAAGGAGAAAACATTGGGGTCCCAATATTCTCCTTATTCAGTGCACAAATCATTAAGACGGGTCCATGCCTGGGCCAAAGCAAAGATAGTACTTCAGACCAGGCGACCGCTGGGAGGCAGACCAATGTCATTCACTCTCCTCTGTAATGTTCTGAATGCTCATCTAGGAGACCGATGGATCCTCTTACCGGTGTTAAAGGAAAAAGGATCATGGTTCATCATCATGGTCTTCGATGGCGCTCTCCATAACGAAATGTTGTTACTGAAGAGACAGCACTCACCCCGGGGCCCAGCGCCGGCACGGTATGTATCTCAAGGATGAACTACATAGGGACCTGAGACTGAAAAGAGGCCTGGGCGGGAGACAGATGGCGTCacttctccttccccccccccgccttcacATATGCATGGGTTTTGTGCACATGCATCTGTGGTCACCACGGTGATGAGGTACTAGCCAAATCATGTTGTTATGTaatattatgattatattaGATGGTATcattttgttttcatattaACATCAGCTCGAATTGAATAGGAAGTTGATATATAAGGGTATGGTAAACACTAAACAAGTgtgaatatggtattcaaaaaATTAATTAtgtaacattttattttctgtCATCCACTGCACAAACTAGGAGGTTTTGATGGATCGCCTGGGCATAAGAAATGCTATtgtatagaaaaaataaaaatatatatttatatccgCATGAAACAATCCCCGGAATAATACCTTTGTATGTATGCTCTGCATGGATGTGCTTTTTCATACATCGCAACATAGGGAAGATTATATAGAACACTATGATAATATGTCCAAGTAAATTTCAGATACCTAACATACTGTGCACACCATTAAAGCATTGTCGTGGCAATTTGACAGCAAAGGCCATCTTCCCCTAGTGCATGCTGGGTACAACATTACATGTGGGGTACGGGTTTCGTATGACAGCTCTGTGGTGCATTCATTTGCCACCAGGACAACAGCAACACTGCTGTACAATTAAACAAGCACATCAGCCCCTATAGAACTCTTGTTATAATGTGTAGCAGGGCTCCAAGGTATTTATGAATGGCCACGCATTCTCCCAAAGGAAACCATGATATTTCTCATGTTTATTCATACTGGCCTAGTTACAgttttttcatttctttaaaGCTAGGATAGGCAATTttgagaaaccagccagagtaagctaGATTTTGAAGGTATCCAACCGAAAACTCCCACCCCTCCATTCAGGCCTGCATCCAAAGCCACTCCGCCAAAACACATGACTAGCTTTCTAGCTTTACCAATGGGTCATCGTGGTTGCACGGGCAGAGTGCCTGCAGGTAGCCTGGGAGGTGGGTAGACAAAGGTAGGCCATCCAATTGTTTAAATTGGGTGTGAATTAAATGATATACGGGCCTATTGCAGACTaggaggatatatatatattttttttaaacg encodes the following:
- the LOC115544313 gene encoding uncharacterized protein C14orf132; translation: MDLSFMAAQIPVMTGAFMDSSPNDDYSGEHSLFNSSASVHAAASAAASVHGHPDENQSMSSDAIWLWIAIIATIGNIVVVGVVYAFTF